One Synergistaceae bacterium genomic window carries:
- a CDS encoding ABC transporter substrate-binding protein: MKTKYRVYPIIALVVCFFALAGAGRAQAVDHNRVVNFAYQAITDSFDLAKINGVAEAISMAQVYDTLLRKAQDGKFLPNLAESWEITPDGIEYTFRLRKDVKWQDGVDFTAADVEFTFQHLIEAPAYVWLYKNNIDRMEVPDPHTFKVFLKKPNAFFISALATPSNALIMPKHGFEKYGSDYGLSVDKIIGTGAYVVTDWKPDVSITYKAKEDYFNGAPQIKNAVFHQITDSNAAIVAMQTGEMDIYLAPVSGSAYKTLSGKSNIVLGEYITARNEAIYMYCKEGMFTDVRLRKAVAYAIDKEDALTVGMDGLGKIIHYPGDIGPAMTANPDFTPETTYTQDLDKARALVEEAGYEGASVVVKSYNTDPYAVLAVYLQGVLNEIGLKATVEPMERATFLAQRNAGSALIFPLGWVGSAYDMDEILGGCLYSANQGNGGNNSFYADPEMDKLIEASRATADPEARREIYKKIINKFMDEVPFVSLFAMKGAVPRNAELTTEDPKTYRLFDYTWVK; the protein is encoded by the coding sequence ATGAAAACGAAATATCGCGTGTATCCGATCATTGCACTGGTTGTCTGCTTTTTTGCCCTTGCCGGCGCGGGAAGAGCGCAGGCCGTGGATCACAACAGGGTCGTCAACTTCGCCTATCAGGCCATTACCGACTCTTTCGACCTGGCCAAAATCAACGGGGTCGCGGAGGCCATTTCCATGGCGCAGGTGTACGATACCCTGCTGCGCAAGGCTCAGGACGGCAAATTCCTGCCCAACCTGGCGGAAAGCTGGGAGATCACCCCGGACGGCATCGAGTACACGTTCCGCCTCCGGAAGGACGTGAAGTGGCAGGACGGCGTCGACTTCACGGCCGCCGACGTGGAGTTCACCTTTCAGCACCTCATCGAGGCTCCGGCCTACGTGTGGCTCTACAAAAACAACATCGACCGGATGGAGGTTCCGGATCCCCACACGTTCAAAGTTTTCCTGAAAAAGCCCAACGCCTTCTTCATCTCCGCTCTGGCGACGCCCTCCAACGCCCTGATCATGCCCAAACACGGATTTGAAAAGTACGGCAGCGACTACGGACTGTCGGTGGATAAGATCATCGGCACCGGAGCCTACGTCGTCACGGACTGGAAGCCCGACGTTTCCATCACCTACAAGGCCAAAGAAGACTACTTCAACGGCGCTCCCCAGATCAAAAACGCCGTGTTCCACCAGATCACCGACAGCAACGCGGCCATCGTCGCCATGCAGACCGGCGAAATGGACATCTATCTCGCCCCCGTCAGCGGCTCCGCCTACAAGACCCTCTCCGGCAAGTCCAACATCGTCCTGGGCGAATATATCACGGCGCGCAACGAGGCCATCTACATGTACTGCAAGGAGGGCATGTTCACGGACGTGAGGCTGCGGAAGGCCGTGGCCTACGCCATCGACAAGGAGGACGCCCTGACGGTGGGCATGGACGGTCTGGGGAAGATCATCCACTATCCCGGCGACATCGGCCCGGCCATGACGGCCAACCCGGACTTCACTCCGGAAACCACCTACACCCAGGACCTCGACAAAGCCAGAGCGCTGGTGGAGGAAGCGGGGTACGAAGGGGCTTCCGTCGTCGTCAAATCCTATAACACCGATCCTTACGCCGTTTTGGCCGTCTATCTCCAGGGCGTCCTGAACGAAATCGGGCTCAAGGCCACCGTGGAGCCCATGGAAAGAGCCACGTTCCTCGCTCAGCGCAACGCGGGTTCGGCCCTCATTTTCCCGCTGGGCTGGGTGGGCTCGGCCTACGACATGGACGAAATCCTGGGCGGCTGCCTGTACTCCGCCAATCAGGGCAACGGCGGCAACAACAGTTTCTACGCCGACCCCGAAATGGACAAACTCATCGAAGCGTCCCGCGCCACCGCGGACCCGGAGGCGCGCAGGGAAATCTACAAAAAGATCATCAACAAATTCATGGACGAGGTCCCTTTCGTTTCGCTCTTCGCCATGAAGGGCGCGGTTCCCCGCAACGCCGAGCTGACCACGGAGGACCCCAAAACGTACCGCCTGTTCGACTACACCTGGGTTAAATAG
- a CDS encoding ATP-binding cassette domain-containing protein has product MTVAILQAVDLKKYFRVGKNKLLHAVDGVSLDIAAGGTLGVVGESGCGKSTLGRLLMGLLPATSGQIFYDGVDLLHCSRAELAERRRKMQIIFQDPYSSLDPRMSVFELISEPLVMNRACKNRKEQFLRVLELMEVVGLAERFINSYPHEMDGGRRQRIGVARALALKPQFIVCDEPVSALDVSIQAQILNLLMDMQDEMNLTYMFITHDLSVVKHISDEIMVMYLGQCVEKAPSKELFRNPLHPYTQALLSAIPQPVLGKLRRDTLLRGEVSDPIDPEPGCRFVKRCNAAKPECTGRDIELRERGAGHFVACVLHGS; this is encoded by the coding sequence ATGACTGTGGCCATCCTTCAAGCCGTTGACCTGAAAAAATACTTCAGGGTCGGAAAAAACAAACTGCTGCACGCCGTGGACGGAGTCAGTCTCGACATCGCCGCCGGCGGCACCCTGGGGGTGGTGGGAGAGTCCGGCTGCGGCAAGTCCACGCTGGGCCGCCTTCTGATGGGGCTTCTGCCCGCCACGTCCGGACAGATTTTCTACGACGGAGTGGACCTTCTGCACTGCAGCAGGGCCGAACTGGCCGAGCGCCGCCGGAAAATGCAAATCATCTTTCAGGATCCCTACTCCAGTCTGGACCCCCGCATGTCCGTTTTCGAGCTGATCTCCGAGCCTCTGGTGATGAACAGGGCCTGCAAAAACCGGAAAGAACAGTTCCTGCGCGTCCTGGAGCTCATGGAGGTCGTGGGTCTGGCCGAACGCTTCATCAACTCATACCCTCACGAAATGGACGGAGGCCGCCGCCAGCGGATTGGAGTGGCCCGGGCTCTCGCTCTGAAACCCCAGTTCATCGTCTGCGACGAGCCGGTCTCCGCTCTGGACGTCTCTATTCAGGCGCAGATTCTCAACCTTCTGATGGACATGCAGGACGAAATGAACCTCACCTACATGTTCATCACCCACGATCTTTCCGTGGTCAAACACATCTCCGACGAAATCATGGTCATGTACCTGGGGCAGTGCGTGGAGAAGGCCCCGTCGAAGGAGCTGTTCCGGAACCCTCTCCACCCCTACACCCAGGCGCTTCTATCCGCCATCCCCCAGCCCGTTCTGGGCAAACTTCGGCGAGATACGCTGCTGCGGGGCGAGGTCTCGGACCCCATCGACCCCGAACCGGGCTGCCGCTTCGTCAAACGGTGCAACGCCGCGAAACCGGAATGCACCGGACGGGACATCGAACTTCGGGAGCGGGGCGCCGGTCACTTCGTGGCCTGTGTTCTGCACGGCAGTTAA
- a CDS encoding ABC transporter ATP-binding protein — MSDISDMKKNAGGDIPVLEVRNLRTIYRTDDGIVHAVNDIGFSIAPGETMGLVGETGAGKTTTAYSIMRLLPERTGRVLSGEILYRGEDLLKKTEDEMRMIRGTCVSMIFQDPMTALNPVLTVGDQILESLEIHNVTNRSREELEARVDELMTLVGISPIRKIEYPHQFSGGMKQRIVIAIALACEPLLLIADEPTTALDVTIQAQVLVLMDELKERLGASMIMISHDLGVVAKTCDSVAIMYAGEIVEYGAAKDIFEGNLHHPYTLGLFKAIPKLGEDTERLQPINGLMPDPSALPTGCKFHPRCPDCMDECREGAPWLYEEDGHRILCNLLKKGRE; from the coding sequence ATGAGTGACATAAGTGATATGAAAAAAAACGCCGGCGGAGACATACCCGTTCTGGAAGTTCGAAATCTCAGGACGATTTACCGCACGGACGACGGCATCGTCCATGCCGTGAACGACATCGGCTTTTCCATCGCCCCCGGGGAGACCATGGGGCTCGTCGGGGAAACGGGAGCCGGAAAGACCACCACGGCTTATTCCATCATGCGCCTCCTGCCCGAGCGCACGGGCCGCGTTCTGAGCGGAGAGATCCTGTACCGGGGCGAGGACCTGCTGAAAAAAACCGAGGACGAAATGCGCATGATCCGCGGCACCTGCGTTTCCATGATTTTTCAGGACCCCATGACGGCCCTGAATCCCGTTTTGACCGTTGGAGACCAGATTCTGGAGTCGCTGGAAATCCACAACGTCACAAACCGATCCCGAGAGGAGTTGGAAGCCCGAGTGGACGAGCTCATGACCCTCGTGGGCATTTCTCCGATCCGGAAGATCGAGTATCCGCACCAGTTTTCCGGCGGGATGAAGCAGCGCATCGTCATCGCCATCGCGCTGGCCTGCGAGCCGCTGCTCCTCATCGCGGACGAGCCCACAACGGCGCTGGACGTGACCATTCAGGCCCAGGTTCTGGTTTTGATGGACGAGCTCAAGGAGCGTCTCGGCGCGTCCATGATCATGATCAGTCACGATCTCGGCGTGGTGGCCAAGACCTGCGACAGCGTCGCCATCATGTACGCCGGGGAAATTGTGGAGTACGGCGCGGCGAAGGACATTTTCGAGGGAAACCTGCACCATCCCTACACTCTGGGGCTGTTCAAAGCCATCCCCAAACTCGGCGAGGACACGGAACGTCTGCAGCCCATCAACGGCCTGATGCCGGACCCCAGCGCCCTGCCGACGGGCTGTAAATTCCATCCCCGCTGCCCCGACTGCATGGACGAATGCCGGGAGGGCGCCCCCTGGCTGTACGAAGAGGACGGACACAGGATCCTCTGCAACCTTTTGAAGAAAGGAAGAGAATGA
- a CDS encoding ABC transporter permease — MAKVTLSDVDLRKKLKKKGRGREIWRRFKKNKTAMAGMFIFILIVLVMLCADLIVSYNVAVTQKISNRFIPPGSPGHIFGTDNFGRDIMARIVHGSRNSLLVGIGAVAIGIMLGGLLGSVAGFYGGGIDSFIVRTTDTIMCIPLMLLVLSIVAALGASLVNVLIAMMIANVPHYIRIVRAAVLSVVGQDYIEAARACGTPSFWIILKHVLPNAIGPIIVQATMAVGTMIIHAAGISFLGMGIQPPTPEWGAMLNEAKNYMVDYPYTVIFPGLSIGLTALSLNLMGDGLRDALDPKLKD, encoded by the coding sequence ATGGCGAAAGTGACGCTCTCAGACGTAGATCTGAGGAAAAAACTGAAGAAAAAAGGGCGCGGCAGGGAGATATGGCGTCGTTTCAAAAAAAATAAAACGGCCATGGCGGGGATGTTCATTTTCATCCTGATCGTGCTGGTGATGCTCTGCGCGGACCTGATCGTCTCCTACAACGTGGCCGTCACGCAGAAAATCTCCAATCGATTCATCCCGCCGGGAAGCCCCGGGCATATTTTCGGAACGGACAACTTTGGACGGGACATCATGGCCCGCATCGTGCACGGCTCGCGCAATTCGCTGCTGGTGGGCATCGGAGCCGTCGCCATCGGAATCATGCTGGGGGGACTTCTGGGCTCGGTGGCCGGCTTTTACGGCGGCGGCATCGACTCCTTCATCGTCCGCACCACGGACACGATCATGTGCATTCCCCTCATGCTCCTCGTGCTGTCCATCGTGGCCGCGCTGGGGGCCAGTCTGGTCAACGTCCTGATCGCCATGATGATCGCCAACGTGCCCCACTACATCCGAATCGTTCGGGCCGCGGTGCTTTCCGTGGTGGGACAGGACTACATCGAGGCGGCCAGAGCCTGCGGAACCCCCAGCTTCTGGATCATTCTGAAGCACGTCCTCCCCAACGCCATCGGCCCGATCATCGTTCAGGCCACCATGGCGGTGGGCACCATGATCATCCACGCCGCGGGCATCAGCTTCCTCGGCATGGGCATCCAGCCCCCCACGCCCGAATGGGGCGCGATGCTCAACGAAGCGAAAAACTACATGGTCGACTACCCCTACACCGTTATCTTTCCGGGGCTGTCCATCGGCCTGACGGCGCTTTCGCTCAATCTCATGGGGGACGGCCTGCGGGACGCGCTGGACCCCAAATTGAAGGACTGA
- a CDS encoding ABC transporter permease → MARYVVKRVLMLIPMLLIIIFIVSFIMSLTPSDPGTLILGERATKEAIHQLNEELGYNDPFLIRYARYVFSAVHGDLGKSWKSGAPVIQEIVRRFPATFTLAVGAIFIGLTIGMTLGILSAVKQYSALDVAGTAFSMTLASFPGFWIGMMLIILFALKLGWLPSFGVGSLKHYILPWFTTSCSFGASMLRMTRTSMLESIRMDYIRTARAKGQTEKLVILRHALRNALLPVVTILGMSFGGLLGGTVTIETVFSIPGVGSLIIEAIRMKDIPVVVGATVTLATCFTLLMLLVDILYAFIDPRIKARYLKY, encoded by the coding sequence CGACCCCGGCACGCTGATCCTCGGAGAACGGGCCACGAAGGAGGCCATCCATCAGCTGAACGAAGAACTCGGCTACAACGACCCGTTCCTGATCCGGTACGCCCGATACGTTTTCAGCGCCGTTCACGGGGACCTGGGGAAATCCTGGAAAAGCGGCGCTCCCGTCATTCAGGAGATCGTCCGCCGTTTTCCGGCGACCTTCACGCTGGCGGTGGGAGCCATCTTCATCGGGCTGACCATCGGAATGACCCTGGGCATCCTGTCCGCGGTTAAACAATACAGCGCCCTTGACGTGGCGGGAACCGCCTTTTCCATGACTCTCGCCTCGTTTCCGGGCTTCTGGATCGGCATGATGCTGATCATCCTGTTCGCCCTGAAGCTGGGCTGGCTGCCGTCCTTCGGGGTGGGCAGCCTGAAGCACTACATTCTGCCCTGGTTCACCACCTCCTGTTCCTTCGGGGCCTCCATGCTGAGAATGACCCGCACCTCCATGCTGGAGTCCATTCGCATGGATTACATACGAACCGCTCGGGCAAAGGGACAGACGGAGAAGCTGGTGATCCTCCGTCACGCCCTCCGCAACGCGCTTCTGCCCGTGGTCACGATTCTGGGGATGAGCTTCGGCGGGCTTCTGGGGGGAACCGTCACCATCGAAACGGTGTTTTCCATTCCGGGGGTGGGCTCTTTGATCATCGAGGCGATTCGCATGAAGGACATTCCGGTGGTGGTGGGAGCCACGGTCACTCTGGCCACCTGTTTCACGCTTCTCATGCTGCTGGTGGACATTCTGTACGCCTTCATCGACCCGCGAATCAAGGCGCGGTATCTCAAATACTGA